One genomic segment of Agromyces intestinalis includes these proteins:
- a CDS encoding peptidoglycan D,D-transpeptidase FtsI family protein — MNRELKRVTIVSLLMFLTLFVAATIIQYAQADALAQDSRNSRTLYDSFSVERGPILVAGAPVAFSQPSGDFYKFQRVYANGPLYAPVTGFIPVNGEATGLERSLNQYLSGQSSSQFFDQLNRLVSGQDPMGASVEVAIDPTLQQAAWDALGDYTGAVIVTEPKTGRILAMVTKPTFDPNTLAVHDGEQVEQTYDLLVADPSDPLYNRATGGDMNPPGSVFKLVVTAAALESGRYTPDSKFPNPGSFTLPGTDSVVRNSGGGTCGGGAEVTLADALRLSCNIPFAELGIELGDNAIRSQAEKFGFGEAFEIPTETEASTYPRALDDAQTALTAFGQGDVRATPLQMAMVSAAIANGGIVMNPNLVDGITAPDFAPLQRFEPKQFGRAISEQTAATMVQMMVNGVENGAASNARIDGVSVAGKTGTAENGEDDPYTLWFTGFAPADDPQYAITVLVEDGGGLGQEGYGNLIAAPVAKQVLEAVLNK; from the coding sequence ATGAACCGTGAACTCAAGCGCGTGACGATCGTGTCGTTGCTGATGTTCCTCACCCTCTTCGTCGCCGCGACGATCATCCAGTACGCGCAGGCCGACGCACTCGCTCAGGACTCGCGCAACTCCCGCACGCTCTACGACAGCTTCTCGGTCGAACGCGGGCCGATCCTGGTCGCCGGGGCGCCGGTCGCGTTCTCGCAGCCGTCGGGCGACTTCTACAAGTTCCAGCGGGTCTATGCGAACGGCCCGCTGTACGCGCCCGTCACGGGGTTCATCCCGGTGAACGGCGAGGCGACGGGTCTCGAGCGCTCGCTCAACCAGTACCTCAGCGGGCAGAGCTCGAGCCAGTTCTTCGACCAGCTCAACCGCCTCGTGTCCGGACAGGACCCGATGGGGGCATCCGTCGAGGTGGCGATCGATCCGACCCTGCAGCAGGCGGCCTGGGACGCGCTCGGCGACTACACCGGCGCCGTGATCGTGACCGAGCCGAAGACGGGTCGCATCCTGGCGATGGTCACCAAGCCCACCTTCGACCCGAACACGCTGGCGGTGCACGACGGCGAGCAGGTCGAGCAGACCTACGACCTGCTCGTCGCCGATCCGTCCGACCCGCTCTACAACCGCGCCACCGGCGGCGACATGAACCCTCCCGGTTCGGTGTTCAAGCTCGTCGTCACGGCAGCGGCACTCGAGTCGGGCCGGTACACGCCCGACTCGAAGTTCCCGAACCCCGGCTCGTTCACCCTGCCCGGAACCGACTCGGTGGTGCGGAATTCGGGCGGCGGCACCTGCGGCGGCGGCGCCGAGGTGACCCTCGCCGACGCCCTGCGACTCAGCTGCAACATCCCGTTCGCCGAACTCGGCATCGAGCTCGGCGACAACGCCATCCGCTCGCAGGCCGAGAAGTTCGGGTTCGGCGAGGCGTTCGAGATTCCCACCGAGACCGAGGCGAGCACCTACCCCCGCGCGCTCGACGATGCCCAGACCGCCCTGACCGCGTTCGGCCAGGGCGATGTGCGGGCGACTCCCCTGCAGATGGCGATGGTCTCGGCCGCGATCGCCAACGGAGGCATCGTGATGAACCCCAACCTCGTCGACGGCATCACGGCCCCCGACTTCGCTCCGTTGCAGCGATTCGAGCCCAAGCAGTTCGGCCGCGCGATCAGCGAGCAGACGGCCGCGACGATGGTGCAGATGATGGTCAACGGCGTCGAAAACGGCGCCGCGAGTAATGCAAGAATAGACGGCGTCAGCGTGGCCGGTAAGACGGGTACAGCGGAGAACGGCGAGGATGATCCCTACACCCTCTGGTTCACCGGTTTTGCCCCCGCCGACGACCCTCAGTATGCGATCACGGTCCTCGTGGAAGACGGTGGGGGCCTTGGGCAGGAGGGGTACGGCAATCTGATTGCCGCACCGGTGGCGAAACAGGTACTAGAGGCGGTGCTGAACAAATGA
- a CDS encoding class E sortase has product MPATTDAPDHAVERPRHRVSVVGVFGELLLTAGVLILLFLGWQLWWNDAIMAGQQSDSASSQVKAWAEQDRAGRGTAVPVPTTDPGEPVVDSTEYGNAEPFAVVYIPRFNTPDTFDSVRTVAQGIGLDVLNSFSLGVGHYPQSQMPGEIGNFAIAAHRSAYGGGMHEIEQLQLGDAIYVQTKDGWYTYRFRDFEYVTPETIDVLAPVPHHPDLQPTDRIITLTSCNPLYSTAERIIAYGVLESWQPGAANPPAEIADAVASWEND; this is encoded by the coding sequence ATGCCCGCCACGACCGACGCGCCCGACCACGCGGTCGAACGCCCGCGCCACCGCGTCTCGGTCGTCGGCGTGTTCGGCGAACTGCTGCTCACCGCCGGCGTGCTCATTCTGCTGTTCCTCGGCTGGCAGCTGTGGTGGAACGACGCGATCATGGCCGGGCAGCAATCGGATTCGGCCTCGTCGCAGGTGAAGGCCTGGGCCGAACAGGATCGCGCGGGGCGCGGCACGGCCGTGCCGGTGCCGACCACCGACCCGGGTGAACCCGTCGTCGACAGCACCGAGTACGGCAACGCCGAACCGTTCGCGGTGGTCTACATCCCACGGTTCAACACCCCCGACACCTTCGACTCGGTGCGCACCGTGGCACAGGGCATCGGGCTCGACGTGCTGAACAGCTTCAGCCTGGGCGTCGGGCACTACCCGCAGTCGCAGATGCCCGGCGAGATCGGCAACTTCGCCATCGCCGCGCACCGCAGCGCCTACGGCGGCGGCATGCACGAGATCGAGCAGCTGCAGCTCGGCGACGCCATCTACGTGCAGACGAAGGACGGCTGGTACACCTACCGGTTCCGCGACTTCGAGTACGTCACGCCCGAGACGATCGACGTGCTCGCGCCAGTTCCGCACCATCCCGACCTGCAGCCGACCGACCGCATCATCACGCTCACGAGCTGCAACCCGCTCTACTCGACGGCCGAGCGCATCATCGCGTACGGCGTGCTCGAGTCGTGGCAGCCGGGTGCCGCCAACCCGCCCGCCGAGATCGCCGACGCCGTCGCCAGCTGGGAGAACGACTGA
- a CDS encoding cell division protein CrgA, with the protein MARTKSSKPERAEPTAGEDAPNPVWFKPVMFGFMLLGLAWIIVFYVSQGTLPIGDLGSWNILIGFGIAFVGFLMTTRWR; encoded by the coding sequence ATGGCACGTACGAAATCATCGAAGCCCGAGCGGGCCGAGCCGACAGCGGGCGAGGATGCCCCGAACCCGGTCTGGTTCAAGCCCGTCATGTTCGGCTTCATGCTGCTCGGACTCGCCTGGATCATCGTCTTCTATGTCAGCCAGGGCACGCTTCCGATCGGTGACCTCGGCTCGTGGAACATCCTCATCGGCTTCGGCATCGCCTTCGTCGGCTTCCTGATGACGACCAGGTGGCGCTGA
- a CDS encoding peptidylprolyl isomerase, with amino-acid sequence MPTPTAIATLNTTLGPIKVELYGHHAPKTVKNFVGLASGDIEWTHPATGQKTTAPLYDGVIFHRIIPGFMIQGGDPLGQGIGGPGYQFDDEIHPELDFTEPYVLAMANAGRDRITGGGTNGSQFFITVAPTTWLQGKHTIFGKVTDASSQAIIDKLATVPTDGRDKPLEDVVIESVSVEQL; translated from the coding sequence ATGCCGACTCCTACCGCGATCGCCACGCTCAACACCACGCTCGGACCCATCAAGGTCGAGCTCTACGGGCACCACGCGCCCAAGACGGTCAAGAACTTCGTCGGCCTCGCCTCCGGCGACATCGAGTGGACCCACCCGGCCACCGGCCAGAAGACGACCGCTCCCCTCTACGACGGCGTGATCTTCCACCGCATCATCCCCGGCTTCATGATCCAGGGCGGCGATCCGCTCGGTCAGGGCATCGGCGGCCCGGGCTACCAGTTCGACGACGAGATCCACCCCGAGCTCGACTTCACCGAGCCGTACGTGCTCGCCATGGCGAACGCCGGCCGCGACCGCATCACGGGCGGCGGCACCAACGGGTCGCAGTTCTTCATCACGGTCGCGCCGACCACGTGGCTGCAGGGCAAGCACACCATTTTCGGCAAGGTCACGGATGCCTCGAGCCAGGCGATCATCGACAAGCTGGCCACCGTTCCGACCGACGGTCGCGACAAGCCGCTCGAGGACGTCGTGATCGAGAGCGTCTCCGTCGAGCAGCTCTGA
- a CDS encoding FtsW/RodA/SpoVE family cell cycle protein: MRRIRLPQRLRNLELGLLIVACIINAGAIVLVQLGALGRIDTQLVLLGAGLSLLVIGLHIAMRFVARDADPFLLPIATVFNGLGIAMIYRIDIADHAEGWESASVRQITWSAIAIVCAIVTILVLRNHRVLFRYTYLAGLIAIVLLLLPLVPGIGKEESGARVWIGFGDFASFQPGEIAKIALAVFFAGYLVRNRDSLSMVGTKFLGMRFPRARDLGPLLIVWALSMAVIVFQRDLGTALLYFGLFLVMLYVATSRLSWVVIGLTMFVAGALIASQTLDYVGNRFANWLDPFNPERFDAEVGGSYQLVQGLFGLAHGGLIGTGWGQGRPDLTPVPQSDYIIASLGEELGLAGVFAILALYVLFIARGFRIGFAGQDDFGKLLGVGLSFVIALQVFIVVGGVMRVIPLTGLTTPFLAAGGSSLVANWIIVALLLRLSDTIRNHPRLVIDG; encoded by the coding sequence GTGCGTCGCATCCGCCTCCCCCAGCGACTGCGCAACCTCGAACTGGGCCTGCTCATCGTGGCGTGCATCATCAACGCCGGTGCGATCGTGCTCGTTCAGCTGGGCGCGCTCGGCCGCATCGACACCCAGCTCGTGCTGCTCGGCGCCGGTCTGTCGCTGCTCGTGATCGGCCTGCACATCGCGATGCGATTCGTCGCACGCGACGCCGACCCGTTCCTGCTGCCGATCGCCACCGTCTTCAACGGGCTCGGCATCGCGATGATCTACCGCATCGACATCGCCGACCACGCCGAGGGCTGGGAGAGCGCATCGGTGCGCCAGATCACCTGGAGCGCGATCGCGATCGTGTGCGCGATCGTGACGATCCTCGTGCTGCGCAACCATCGGGTGCTGTTCCGGTACACCTACCTCGCGGGCCTCATCGCGATCGTGCTGCTGCTGCTGCCGCTCGTGCCGGGCATCGGCAAGGAAGAGAGCGGCGCCCGGGTCTGGATCGGCTTCGGCGACTTCGCCTCGTTCCAGCCCGGTGAGATCGCGAAGATCGCGCTGGCCGTGTTCTTCGCCGGATACCTCGTGCGCAACCGCGACTCGCTGTCGATGGTCGGCACGAAGTTCCTCGGCATGCGCTTCCCGCGCGCCCGCGACCTCGGGCCGCTGCTGATCGTGTGGGCGCTGTCGATGGCGGTCATCGTCTTCCAGCGCGACCTCGGCACGGCGCTGCTGTACTTCGGGCTGTTCCTCGTGATGCTCTACGTCGCGACCAGCCGGCTGAGCTGGGTCGTGATCGGCCTCACGATGTTCGTCGCGGGTGCCCTCATCGCCAGCCAGACGCTCGACTACGTCGGCAACCGGTTCGCGAACTGGCTCGACCCGTTCAACCCCGAGCGCTTCGACGCCGAGGTCGGCGGCAGCTACCAGCTCGTGCAGGGTCTGTTCGGTCTCGCGCACGGCGGGCTCATCGGCACCGGCTGGGGTCAGGGCCGCCCCGACCTCACGCCCGTGCCACAGAGCGACTACATCATCGCCTCGCTCGGTGAAGAGCTCGGCCTCGCCGGCGTCTTCGCGATCCTCGCGCTCTACGTGCTGTTCATCGCCCGCGGCTTCCGCATCGGCTTCGCCGGCCAGGACGACTTCGGCAAGCTGCTGGGCGTCGGCCTGTCGTTCGTGATCGCGCTGCAGGTGTTCATCGTGGTCGGCGGCGTGATGCGGGTCATCCCGCTAACCGGCCTGACGACGCCGTTCCTGGCCGCCGGCGGCTCGTCGCTCGTCGCGAACTGGATCATCGTGGCCCTGCTGCTGCGGCTCAGCGACACGATCCGCAATCATCCGAGGCTGGTGATCGACGGATGA
- a CDS encoding protein kinase domain-containing protein has product MRPSAGLTFGGRYELQSRIAIGGMGEVWQATDLVIGRQVAIKILKDEYLGDPGFLERFRAEARHAALVNHEGIANVFDYGEEEGSAYLVMELVPGEALSTILEREHVLSTDKVLDIVAQTAAALQAAHAAGLVHRDIKPGNLLITPDGRVKITDFGIARIADQVPLTATGQVMGTVQYLSPEQASGHPASPTTDIYSLGIVAYECLAGRRPFTGESQVAIAMAQINETPPDLPLTVSEPVRNLVYACIAKNPADRPPSAAHLSRAASALRRGDVQGAAAAVPAVLGTMGAATAATMLMPQQGATTATTVLPATPAGDAPGDEQAPKKRSPWTWPLIVLIVILAIVLIGTIVALAVNSGGSGPATPTTKTATAPPTEPTTAPPTAETPTTPSTVQVDRNAYLGMNVDDAAAAIEALGLPTSRQSGGRATDPGQTNTVTDVNPSGPVQPGTTIVLTFLEAPEEPAAPTGNPTVSSETVEPGGTVTVSWPAQTCPAGQTLSGYEITASNGANPPSSVVPAGSTSTPVTAPDAAGTFDVAFSYFCGQLQSPKSGSTTVTVEAAPADGGGGGSASKPEN; this is encoded by the coding sequence ATGAGACCGAGCGCAGGGCTCACCTTCGGTGGGCGCTACGAACTGCAATCGCGCATAGCCATCGGCGGCATGGGCGAGGTGTGGCAGGCCACCGATCTCGTCATCGGCCGGCAGGTCGCGATCAAGATCCTGAAAGACGAGTACCTGGGCGACCCGGGCTTCCTCGAGCGTTTCCGCGCCGAGGCCCGCCACGCCGCGCTCGTGAACCACGAGGGCATCGCGAACGTCTTCGACTACGGCGAGGAGGAGGGCAGCGCCTACCTCGTGATGGAGCTCGTCCCCGGCGAGGCCCTGTCGACGATCCTCGAGCGCGAGCACGTGCTCTCGACCGACAAGGTGCTCGACATCGTCGCGCAGACCGCCGCGGCGCTGCAGGCTGCCCACGCGGCCGGGCTCGTGCACCGTGACATCAAGCCCGGCAACCTGCTCATCACCCCCGACGGCCGGGTGAAGATCACCGACTTCGGCATCGCCCGCATCGCCGACCAGGTGCCGCTCACCGCCACCGGCCAGGTCATGGGCACGGTGCAGTACCTGTCGCCCGAGCAGGCGTCGGGCCACCCGGCGTCGCCGACGACCGACATCTATTCGCTGGGCATCGTCGCGTACGAGTGCCTCGCCGGCCGTCGCCCGTTCACGGGCGAGTCGCAGGTGGCGATCGCGATGGCGCAGATCAACGAGACGCCGCCCGACCTGCCCCTGACCGTCTCCGAGCCGGTGCGCAATCTGGTCTACGCGTGCATCGCCAAGAACCCCGCCGATCGGCCGCCGTCGGCCGCGCACCTCTCGCGTGCCGCATCGGCACTGCGGCGGGGCGACGTGCAGGGCGCTGCTGCCGCAGTGCCTGCCGTGCTCGGCACGATGGGTGCCGCGACTGCTGCGACGATGCTCATGCCGCAGCAGGGCGCGACCACGGCCACCACCGTGCTGCCGGCGACTCCCGCCGGCGACGCGCCCGGTGACGAGCAGGCTCCGAAGAAGCGCAGCCCGTGGACCTGGCCGCTCATCGTACTCATCGTGATCCTCGCCATCGTGCTGATCGGCACGATCGTCGCGCTCGCGGTGAACTCGGGCGGCAGCGGCCCCGCGACACCGACGACGAAGACGGCAACGGCACCGCCGACGGAACCGACGACAGCGCCCCCGACAGCCGAGACACCCACCACGCCGTCGACCGTCCAGGTCGACCGCAACGCGTATCTCGGCATGAACGTCGACGACGCGGCCGCGGCGATCGAGGCGCTCGGCCTTCCGACGAGCCGTCAGTCCGGCGGTCGGGCGACCGACCCCGGGCAGACGAACACGGTGACCGACGTGAACCCGAGCGGCCCGGTGCAGCCCGGCACGACGATCGTGCTCACGTTCCTCGAGGCGCCTGAAGAGCCCGCGGCCCCGACCGGAAACCCCACGGTCTCCTCCGAGACGGTGGAACCCGGGGGCACCGTCACGGTCTCCTGGCCCGCGCAGACCTGCCCCGCGGGTCAGACGCTGAGCGGCTACGAGATCACCGCCTCGAACGGCGCGAACCCGCCCTCGTCGGTGGTTCCCGCCGGCTCGACCAGTACCCCGGTGACCGCGCCCGACGCCGCCGGCACGTTCGACGTCGCCTTCTCGTACTTCTGCGGCCAACTGCAGTCGCCGAAGTCGGGCTCGACGACCGTCACCGTCGAGGCGGCTCCCGCTGACGGCGGTGGCGGCGGCAGCGCGAGCAAGCCCGAGAACTGA
- the pknB gene encoding Stk1 family PASTA domain-containing Ser/Thr kinase has product MSDVHVGTDTRLGRQVAVKLLKPQLATDPAFRMRFRQEAQSAARMAHPTIVRVFDAGEETVLDASGHEVQLPFIVMEYVEGRLLKDIIHDGPLDPAAAVRVLDGVLTALEYSHRAGVVHRDIKPGNIMITTSGQVKVMDFGIARAVSDSSTTVAQTTAILGTASYFSPEQAKGETVDARTDLYSTGVVLFEMLTGRPPFRGDTPVAVAYQHVSERPVKPSVINPKVSPALDTVVMRALTKDREQRYQTAVEFRADLEVAASGRVPIRKEADAATALFGAPTGSLTAPELALRQLTEDDTVARTQRRPPVLWIWAGIIGVVVIVIAVMYWAFTLQPQAEIPSNAREVPALAGQTWEAASAELEELGLVPAKVEESSDTVAAGSVVRTDPPAGEIVDVTTTIQVVVSTGSKPVAVPDTTNMTLDQAKAALDQAGLTAGTENRVNSPNVPADVVISTAPAAGATVQAGTAVNLEISSGNVTVPDLLGLTLTAASDLLRAAHLGLNPIPQPDGSCPAEEGSPVTHQSLGPGEVPQKSDVTLTYCAGVAPNNGGNTNGGNNGGNGGNNGTGGNEGLGLSDNGLPIADGNR; this is encoded by the coding sequence ATGTCCGACGTGCACGTCGGCACCGATACTCGGCTCGGCCGTCAGGTGGCGGTGAAGCTGCTGAAGCCGCAGCTCGCCACCGACCCCGCGTTCCGGATGCGCTTCCGTCAAGAGGCGCAGTCGGCGGCGCGCATGGCGCACCCCACCATCGTGCGCGTCTTCGACGCCGGCGAAGAGACGGTGCTCGACGCCTCGGGTCACGAGGTGCAGCTGCCGTTCATCGTCATGGAGTACGTCGAGGGGCGGCTGCTCAAGGACATCATCCACGACGGTCCGCTCGATCCCGCGGCCGCCGTGCGGGTGCTCGACGGTGTGCTGACGGCGCTCGAGTACTCGCACCGCGCGGGCGTGGTGCACCGCGACATCAAGCCCGGCAACATCATGATCACCACCTCGGGTCAGGTGAAGGTCATGGACTTCGGCATCGCGCGCGCCGTGTCGGACTCGTCGACGACGGTCGCGCAGACCACCGCGATCCTCGGCACCGCATCGTACTTCTCGCCCGAACAGGCGAAGGGCGAGACGGTCGACGCCCGCACCGACCTCTACTCCACGGGTGTGGTGCTCTTCGAGATGCTCACCGGGCGGCCACCGTTCCGCGGCGACACTCCGGTGGCGGTCGCGTACCAGCACGTCAGCGAGCGGCCGGTCAAGCCGAGCGTCATCAACCCGAAGGTCTCGCCCGCACTCGACACCGTCGTGATGCGCGCGCTCACGAAAGATCGCGAGCAGCGCTACCAGACCGCCGTCGAGTTCCGCGCCGACCTCGAGGTCGCCGCGAGCGGGCGGGTTCCGATCCGCAAAGAGGCCGACGCGGCGACCGCGCTGTTCGGCGCTCCGACCGGCTCGCTCACCGCCCCCGAGCTGGCGCTGCGCCAACTCACCGAAGACGACACCGTCGCCCGCACGCAGCGGCGCCCGCCGGTGCTGTGGATCTGGGCGGGCATCATCGGGGTGGTCGTCATCGTGATCGCCGTCATGTACTGGGCGTTCACCCTGCAGCCTCAGGCCGAGATCCCGTCGAACGCCCGAGAGGTGCCCGCACTCGCCGGGCAGACGTGGGAGGCGGCGTCGGCCGAACTCGAGGAGCTCGGGCTGGTTCCGGCGAAGGTCGAGGAGTCGAGTGACACCGTCGCGGCGGGCAGCGTCGTGCGAACCGACCCGCCCGCGGGCGAGATCGTCGACGTGACGACGACGATCCAGGTCGTCGTCTCCACGGGCAGCAAACCGGTCGCCGTGCCCGACACCACCAACATGACGCTCGACCAGGCGAAGGCCGCACTCGACCAGGCCGGTCTCACGGCCGGAACCGAGAACCGGGTGAACTCGCCGAACGTTCCCGCCGACGTCGTGATCTCGACCGCGCCCGCGGCCGGTGCGACGGTGCAGGCCGGCACCGCCGTGAACCTCGAGATCTCCAGCGGCAACGTGACCGTGCCCGATCTTCTCGGGCTGACGCTGACCGCGGCATCCGATCTGCTGCGCGCCGCGCACCTCGGCCTGAACCCGATCCCGCAACCCGATGGCTCGTGCCCGGCCGAGGAGGGTTCACCGGTGACTCATCAGTCGCTCGGGCCCGGCGAGGTCCCCCAGAAGTCGGATGTCACGCTGACGTACTGCGCGGGCGTCGCGCCGAACAACGGGGGCAACACCAACGGCGGCAACAACGGCGGCAACGGCGGCAACAACGGCACCGGTGGCAACGAGGGTCTGGGCCTCAGCGACAACGGCCTGCCCATCGCCGACGGCAATCGCTGA
- a CDS encoding rhomboid family intramembrane serine protease — MSDPGADPANFCYRHPDRQSFVLCQRCGRTICGECQTPAPVGVICPECMREQRASAPKTKPAVLTRMRSASGRGAPVVTYSLIGVTLFVFVLQLIPGLGVTNLLFFSPIAVSDVAMQPWRLITTVFVHSTALIFHVLLNMYTLWIFGQLLEGLLGRWRFLALYLIAGLGGSVGVVWLAEPSTQVVGASGAIFGLMGAFLVIQRRLGGNTTQLFVLLGINLVIGFVPGWNIAWQAHLGGLVVGAIVGLIYFETRKRHQIGLQVGLLAGLTLVLIIASLRYVFFPLLG, encoded by the coding sequence GTGAGCGACCCCGGCGCCGACCCGGCGAACTTCTGCTATCGGCACCCCGATCGGCAGAGTTTCGTGCTGTGCCAACGCTGCGGTCGCACGATCTGCGGTGAGTGCCAGACCCCGGCACCAGTCGGGGTCATCTGCCCCGAGTGCATGCGCGAGCAGCGAGCCTCGGCGCCGAAGACGAAACCCGCGGTGCTCACACGCATGCGATCGGCGAGCGGTCGCGGGGCCCCGGTCGTCACGTACTCGCTCATCGGCGTGACGCTGTTCGTCTTCGTGCTGCAGCTGATTCCGGGGCTGGGCGTCACGAACCTGCTGTTCTTCTCGCCCATCGCGGTGAGCGACGTCGCGATGCAGCCGTGGCGGCTCATCACGACCGTGTTCGTGCACTCGACGGCGCTCATCTTCCATGTGCTGCTCAACATGTACACGCTGTGGATCTTCGGGCAGCTGCTCGAAGGTCTACTCGGGCGCTGGCGGTTCCTCGCGCTCTATCTCATCGCCGGGCTCGGCGGGTCGGTGGGCGTGGTGTGGCTCGCCGAGCCGTCGACGCAGGTGGTCGGGGCATCCGGCGCGATCTTCGGCCTGATGGGCGCGTTCCTGGTCATCCAGCGCCGGCTCGGTGGCAACACGACCCAGCTGTTCGTGCTGCTCGGCATCAACCTGGTCATCGGGTTCGTGCCCGGCTGGAACATCGCCTGGCAGGCGCACCTCGGCGGCCTCGTCGTGGGCGCAATCGTCGGGCTGATCTACTTCGAGACCCGTAAGCGCCACCAGATCGGCCTGCAGGTCGGCCTGCTGGCGGGGCTGACGCTGGTGCTCATCATCGCGAGCCTGCGCTACGTGTTCTTCCCGCTCCTCGGCTGA
- a CDS encoding Stp1/IreP family PP2C-type Ser/Thr phosphatase produces MAHVKASAAVSHVGRIRQNNQDSGYAGHRLFFVADGMGGHAGGDVASAIATHRVADADTVYPSGPEAAAALEGALLAANRNITETVADHSELTGMGTTVSAMLLQDDRVVIAHIGDSRIYLLRSDELSQITTDHTFVQRLVDAGRITAEEAMVHPRRSVLMRVLGDVETRPEVDTMVLDTRPGDRWLMCSDGLSGVVPFDEIQEIMAADAGAKQVADRLVKASLDGGAPDNVTVVVVDIGEPPAPETPPQVVGSAAAPLAFGQPIEPARPRGIRLTPFRPHPVQETHFEPDSEDFFDEIIEEDIRRRRRRRFVWSFWIVLLVALIVAVVALSYQWTQTRFYVGESNGRVAVFQGVQQDLGPISLHELYRETDIDIADLRTYDQQRVQQTISAGSLDEALQIVDRLEESLE; encoded by the coding sequence ATGGCGCACGTCAAGGCGAGCGCGGCGGTCTCGCACGTCGGCCGAATCCGTCAGAACAACCAGGACTCCGGATACGCCGGCCACCGCCTGTTCTTCGTCGCCGACGGCATGGGCGGCCACGCGGGCGGCGACGTGGCCAGCGCGATCGCCACCCATCGCGTCGCGGACGCCGACACCGTCTATCCGAGCGGTCCTGAGGCGGCGGCGGCGCTCGAGGGGGCGCTGCTCGCGGCGAACCGCAACATCACCGAGACGGTCGCCGACCACTCCGAACTCACCGGCATGGGCACGACGGTCAGCGCGATGCTGCTGCAGGACGACCGGGTCGTGATCGCGCACATCGGCGACTCGCGCATCTACCTCCTGCGTTCCGACGAGCTCAGCCAGATCACGACCGATCACACCTTCGTGCAGCGGCTCGTCGACGCCGGTCGCATCACGGCCGAAGAGGCCATGGTGCATCCGCGTCGATCGGTGCTCATGCGGGTGCTGGGCGACGTCGAGACCCGCCCCGAGGTCGACACGATGGTGCTCGACACGCGGCCCGGCGACCGGTGGCTGATGTGCTCCGACGGCCTGTCGGGTGTCGTGCCGTTCGACGAGATCCAAGAGATCATGGCCGCCGATGCCGGCGCGAAGCAGGTCGCCGATCGCCTGGTCAAGGCCTCGCTCGACGGCGGCGCGCCCGACAACGTGACCGTGGTCGTCGTCGATATCGGCGAGCCGCCCGCTCCCGAGACGCCGCCGCAGGTCGTGGGATCCGCCGCCGCGCCGCTGGCCTTCGGCCAGCCGATCGAGCCGGCGCGGCCCCGTGGCATCCGCCTCACGCCCTTCCGGCCGCACCCGGTGCAGGAGACGCACTTCGAGCCCGACTCCGAAGACTTCTTCGACGAGATCATCGAGGAGGACATCCGCCGCCGGCGACGGCGACGGTTCGTCTGGAGCTTCTGGATCGTGCTGCTCGTGGCCCTGATCGTCGCCGTCGTGGCGCTGTCGTACCAGTGGACCCAGACCAGGTTCTACGTCGGCGAGTCGAACGGCCGGGTCGCGGTGTTCCAGGGCGTGCAGCAAGACCTCGGGCCGATCTCGCTCCACGAGCTGTACCGCGAGACCGATATCGACATCGCCGACCTGCGCACGTACGATCAGCAGCGCGTCCAGCAGACCATCAGTGCGGGCTCGCTCGACGAGGCGCTGCAGATCGTCGACCGGCTGGAGGAATCCCTTGAGTGA
- a CDS encoding anthranilate synthase component II: MTRILVIDNYDSFVYTLNGYLQELGAETEVVRNDDFEASDTEVRLADYDGVLVSPGPGKPSDAGVSIPVVRTALETGQPLLGVCLGHQAIAEAFGAIVTNAEELMHGKTSRIEHDGSDFYSGVPQPFTATRYHSLAVVDGTVPDDLVVTSRTQGGVIMGLRHASAPIFGVQFHPESVLTEGGYRMLGNWLEVAGLAGARERATGLDPLVRATA; encoded by the coding sequence ATGACCCGAATCCTCGTCATCGACAACTACGACAGCTTCGTCTACACCCTGAACGGATACCTGCAGGAGCTGGGCGCCGAGACCGAGGTCGTGCGCAACGACGACTTCGAGGCATCCGACACCGAAGTCCGCCTCGCGGACTACGACGGCGTGCTGGTCTCGCCCGGGCCGGGCAAGCCCTCGGACGCGGGCGTGTCGATCCCGGTCGTGCGCACCGCGCTCGAGACCGGGCAGCCGCTGCTCGGCGTCTGCCTCGGCCACCAGGCCATCGCCGAGGCGTTCGGCGCGATCGTGACGAACGCCGAGGAGCTCATGCACGGCAAGACGTCGCGCATCGAGCACGACGGCAGCGACTTCTACTCGGGCGTGCCGCAGCCGTTCACCGCGACGCGGTACCACTCGCTCGCGGTCGTCGACGGCACTGTCCCCGACGACCTCGTGGTCACGAGCCGTACGCAGGGCGGGGTCATCATGGGCCTTCGTCATGCGTCGGCCCCGATCTTCGGGGTGCAGTTCCACCCCGAGTCGGTGCTGACTGAGGGCGGATACCGCATGCTCGGCAACTGGCTCGAGGTCGCGGGGCTCGCGGGTGCCCGCGAGCGCGCGACAGGCCTCGACCCCTTGGTTCGCGCGACGGCCTGA